GAAATTATCAACTTCAGTGAAGAAGATTATCAGACCCGATGATCGAAAAAAACCGACCTCCTATACGGTAGCCAAGGGCGATTCTTTGTGGAGCATTGCTCAAAAGCTACTCGGCAGCGGTTCACGTCATGCGGAGATTCAGAAGTTGAACGGAATCAAGGATCATGAGGTTCGGAAGCTTGCTGTGGGCCGGGTTCTTAAGATTCCGTAAGGGGGTGTTCACGTGATCGAGATTATGCTGGATCGAAAAAATGGAAGCGTGTGGGATCTGGGACAAGTTGTCACGGATATTACATGGAAGACAAGTCGTCAGGCGAAGCCGGCGAGCTTGGATATAACATTTGTAAATGATGGACTGGCACAGAGTAAGAAGTTTGATGTGGCAAACGGCGATATCGTGCGTTTTCGGAAGGACAACAAGGATTTGTTCTATGGATACGTCTTCTCAAAAGAATGGGGAGCCGATGCCCAAGTGAAGCTGATGGCTTATGATCAAGTTCGATACCTATCAAGCAATGAAACGTACCGTTTCGAGAATGTTAAGGTGGAGGACATCATTCGCAAAATTGCCAAGGATTACAATCTGAAAACGGGGGAGCTGACGGATACCAAGCATACGATACCCTCCATGCTGCAAGACAATAAAAAGTTGATTGATACGATTTCCAAAGGGCTCGATGCTACGCTGATCGCCACTGGACAGTATTACATGTTTTACGATCAGTTCGGAGAGCTGACGCTAAAAAACATCAATGAAATGCTGCTTATGCTGGCCATCGGAGAAGACAGCCTGATGACGGATTTTTCGTACAAAAAGAGTATCGACAATGAGACGTACAACCGGATCAAGGTCGTTCGGGACAACAAGGAGACCGGAAAGCGGGATGTGTACCTTTATCAGCATGGGCAGAATATCGCTCAATGGGGGCTTCTTTCTCTGTATGAAGTGGCAGACGAAAACATGAACCCTGCACAGTTGAAAGAACTTGCTAAAAACTTGTTGGAGCTGAAAAACAGGGAGGAACAGACACTGTCGGTTGAGGCTATTGGAGACTTGCGAGTCCGTGCCGGAAATACGATTTACGTAAATCTTCCCGGTGAAGGTTTAAAACCGTATCTGATTGACGAGTGCACGCATAAGTTTTCCAATGGCACCCATACGATGTCGCTGAATATGAAGGTGGTGTAACGAATGATGCTGGATATTATTAAAAAAGCGAGCCTGAGCGCCGTAGGTAGCACGAATCCAATGGCGGTGCTCTATGGCATCGTAACTTCTCAAAATCCTCTTGAGGTGAACGTGGACCAGCGTTTCAGCCTGACGGAGGATTTTTTAGTTGTTGGGGAATCCATGACGGAGTACAAGCTGAACATCGGCGGTGAAGAATATGTGATCCGTGAGGGTCTGAAAACAGGTGATACAGTACTGTTGGTTCGTTATCAGGGCGGGCAGACGTATCTTGTGCTGGATCGGCTGGTGAAGCCGTCATGATTCCGCAGGGAGGAACGCTTTTGCCGGAAAGTGAGATTTCAGAATACGTAGATCAGCCTAGTCTGACGTATCGATTGAACCTGGAAGAAGGAACGATATCAGGACAAGTTGATGGGCTTTTGGCGATCAAACAGGCGGTAGCCAAAATGCTTCAGACCCGTCGTTTTGAACATTTAATCTACAGCAGTGACTATGGGCAAGAGTTGGATGCTGTCATTGGGCGTGATCCGCTATGGGCATATGCCGAAATTGAACGTCACATTAAGGAAGCGCTGCTGCAAGATGACCGGATTTTGTCGGTAGAGGATATGAATATTACATTTGCGGGTGAGCAGGCAATGGCTGAGTTTACAGTCCGCAGTGTGTATGGAGCTTTTGATATGAAGAAGGAGATGACGAAGGATGGTTGAGGAGCAGACCTATGAGACGATTTTGGAGCGGATGCTGGATCGCATTCCGGATCAGATCGACAAGAGAGAGGGGAGCATTATTTATGATGCGTTAGCCCCGTCCGCTGCCGAATTAGCACAAATGTATGTGGAGCTGGAAAACTCCATGAATCTGAAGTTTGCTGCAACCGCGTCGGGAGAATATTTGGACCGCAGTATTGCCTGGTCTGGAATTATCCGAAAGCAGGCCACCAAGGCACAATTGCTCGGGCTGTTTTCCGGACAGAATGCTGTCCCGATGGATGTACCACTTGGCAGTCGGTTTTCACTGGATCCTTTTAACTACAAAGTGATTAAGAGGGTCGAGACCGGACAGTATGTTCTGGAGTGTGAGAGCACAGGAAAGGAAGGCAACCGTCGTTTTGGCACTCTTCTGCCGCTAGATTACATTAATGGACTTGTGAAAGCCGAGCTTTCGGAATTGTGGGTACCTGGTGAAGATACCGAGTCGGATGAAGCTTTATATGATCGTTATCGTGAAAAGATTTCCCGTCCCGTAACGAGCGCTAACCGGAACCAGTACGAGCTGTGGGCAAGGGAGAATTCAGGGGTGGGAAAGGCGAAGGCTTTTCCGCTGTGGAATGGACCAGGCACAGTTAAGGTTGTTTTGCTGAACAATGATATGAGGTCGCCCACGGTATCGGTTGTGGAGGCAGTTCAGAAGTATGTAGATCCGACTCAAGATGGGATGGGTGAGGGAGCTGCCCCGGTCGGTTCCGTTGTCACCATAGTAGGAGCTACAGAAGTTCCAATTAATATTGACGTCAAGGTGACCCTGCTAGAAGGAGCAGGCATGGACGGTATTCAAGAACAACTTGAGGACGCGGTACGGAAGTATCTGAAGGACTTAGCTATGGTAGACCCGTTGGTACGGTATAACCGGATTGCCAATGTGGTGCTGGATATGCCACAGGTAATTGACTATGAAATGCTGACTATAAATGGTGGCGTAGAGAGTATCCTGATTGAGCCGGAGGCCGTAGCTGTGTTAGGGACGGTGACCGTGACATGAGTAAAACAGAGGCATGGTTAAGTTATCTGCCGTCTTATTACCAAGAGATTACGGAGATGAAATCGATTGCTTCAGCAAAGGGCGCT
Above is a window of Paenibacillus uliginis N3/975 DNA encoding:
- a CDS encoding XkdQ/YqbQ family protein → MIEIMLDRKNGSVWDLGQVVTDITWKTSRQAKPASLDITFVNDGLAQSKKFDVANGDIVRFRKDNKDLFYGYVFSKEWGADAQVKLMAYDQVRYLSSNETYRFENVKVEDIIRKIAKDYNLKTGELTDTKHTIPSMLQDNKKLIDTISKGLDATLIATGQYYMFYDQFGELTLKNINEMLLMLAIGEDSLMTDFSYKKSIDNETYNRIKVVRDNKETGKRDVYLYQHGQNIAQWGLLSLYEVADENMNPAQLKELAKNLLELKNREEQTLSVEAIGDLRVRAGNTIYVNLPGEGLKPYLIDECTHKFSNGTHTMSLNMKVV
- a CDS encoding DUF2577 domain-containing protein → MLDIIKKASLSAVGSTNPMAVLYGIVTSQNPLEVNVDQRFSLTEDFLVVGESMTEYKLNIGGEEYVIREGLKTGDTVLLVRYQGGQTYLVLDRLVKPS
- a CDS encoding DUF2634 domain-containing protein; amino-acid sequence: MIPQGGTLLPESEISEYVDQPSLTYRLNLEEGTISGQVDGLLAIKQAVAKMLQTRRFEHLIYSSDYGQELDAVIGRDPLWAYAEIERHIKEALLQDDRILSVEDMNITFAGEQAMAEFTVRSVYGAFDMKKEMTKDG
- a CDS encoding baseplate J/gp47 family protein; amino-acid sequence: MVEEQTYETILERMLDRIPDQIDKREGSIIYDALAPSAAELAQMYVELENSMNLKFAATASGEYLDRSIAWSGIIRKQATKAQLLGLFSGQNAVPMDVPLGSRFSLDPFNYKVIKRVETGQYVLECESTGKEGNRRFGTLLPLDYINGLVKAELSELWVPGEDTESDEALYDRYREKISRPVTSANRNQYELWARENSGVGKAKAFPLWNGPGTVKVVLLNNDMRSPTVSVVEAVQKYVDPTQDGMGEGAAPVGSVVTIVGATEVPINIDVKVTLLEGAGMDGIQEQLEDAVRKYLKDLAMVDPLVRYNRIANVVLDMPQVIDYEMLTINGGVESILIEPEAVAVLGTVTVT